The following are from one region of the Nocardia terpenica genome:
- a CDS encoding intradiol ring-cleavage dioxygenase codes for MTDRPTRERLVTDEVVASFADTPSPRLREVLQSLVRHLHGFAREVRLTESDWEQGIEFLTRAGHLTTDKRQEFILLSDVLGLSMLTVAINAAEDDRATEATVFGPFFVDGAPEVPLGGDIAHGAKGEPCYVDGVIRSTSGDSVPGARIDVWEADSDGFYDVQYEGDRSAGRGWLRSGAAGEYRFWSVLPSSYPIPHDGPVGDLLRAAERSPMRPAHLHFRVTAPGYRTLVTHIFVAGDPHLKDDAVFGVKDSLIVEATRYPAGTAPDGTGRDRPYYRMHFDIVLAPQEHRP; via the coding sequence ATGACCGATCGGCCCACCCGGGAACGGCTCGTCACCGACGAGGTCGTGGCCAGCTTCGCCGACACCCCGTCGCCCCGGCTGCGCGAGGTGCTGCAGAGCCTCGTCCGGCACCTGCACGGCTTCGCCCGCGAGGTCCGGCTCACCGAATCCGACTGGGAGCAGGGCATCGAATTCCTCACCCGCGCCGGACATCTCACCACCGACAAGCGGCAGGAGTTCATCCTGCTGTCCGATGTGCTCGGCCTGTCGATGCTCACCGTCGCCATCAATGCCGCCGAGGACGACCGGGCCACCGAAGCCACGGTGTTCGGGCCGTTCTTCGTCGACGGCGCACCCGAGGTCCCGCTCGGCGGCGATATCGCGCACGGCGCGAAGGGTGAGCCCTGCTACGTCGACGGCGTCATCCGTTCCACCTCCGGCGATTCCGTGCCCGGCGCGCGAATCGACGTGTGGGAGGCCGACTCCGACGGCTTTTACGACGTTCAGTACGAGGGCGATCGCAGCGCGGGGCGCGGGTGGCTGCGCTCGGGGGCGGCGGGGGAGTACCGGTTCTGGTCGGTGCTGCCGTCGTCGTATCCGATCCCGCACGACGGACCGGTCGGCGACCTGCTGCGGGCCGCCGAGCGCAGCCCGATGCGCCCGGCGCACCTGCACTTCCGGGTCACCGCGCCCGGCTACCGCACGCTCGTCACGCACATCTTCGTGGCCGGAGACCCGCACCTGAAGGACGACGCGGTCTTCGGCGTCAAGGACAGCCTCATCGTCGAGGCCACCCGGTACCCGGCCGGGACCGCGCCCGACGGCACCGGGCGCGACCGGCCCTACTACCGCATGCACTTCGACATCGTGCTCGCCCCGCAGGAGCATCGACCATGA
- a CDS encoding (2Fe-2S)-binding protein: MTSPDEIPPGRTITLRVNGTEHTVEIEDRDLLVDVIRRRLRLTGTHLGCRNGDCGSCTITLNGRIVKSCLLFAASVDGAEITTIEGFAGDRELDPIQEAFWAEDGFQCGYCLPGQLFAARQLLDRDPDPDEKAIRAALSGNICRCTGYVNMVKAVRAAAERRRA; encoded by the coding sequence ATGACGAGCCCCGACGAGATCCCACCCGGCCGCACAATCACGCTGCGCGTCAACGGGACCGAGCACACCGTCGAGATCGAGGATCGGGACCTGCTGGTCGATGTGATCCGCCGCCGGTTGCGGCTGACCGGTACACATCTCGGCTGCCGCAACGGCGACTGCGGGTCGTGCACGATCACGCTGAACGGCCGGATCGTGAAGTCCTGCTTGCTCTTCGCGGCCAGCGTCGACGGTGCCGAGATCACCACCATCGAGGGTTTCGCCGGGGATCGGGAGCTGGATCCGATTCAGGAGGCGTTCTGGGCCGAGGACGGATTCCAGTGCGGCTACTGCCTTCCCGGCCAGCTGTTCGCCGCCCGGCAGCTGCTCGACCGCGACCCCGACCCGGACGAGAAGGCGATTCGCGCCGCCCTGAGCGGAAATATCTGCCGCTGCACGGGGTACGTGAACATGGTGAAGGCCGTGCGGGCGGCCGCCGAACGGCGGCGGGCGTGA
- a CDS encoding molybdopterin cofactor-binding domain-containing protein: MEQPRRRDGDLLLTGRARYLDDLEPPGTCHVAVLRSPHPHARIRAVAPEAARRCRGVRAVVTGAEALSLAGPLPHFFDPAGVGGKTAEFRVLAVDRVRYVGDPVAAVVAGSRAEAEAACAAIEVDYEILPAVVDLDEALAEGAPRPFDDWDDNVLLRLPYATGDAAAALARSPRVLSDTFHIQRYQAAPLEPRGYLAEWADDGRLSLHASTQNPHLLRTNLAIVFALPEDRIRVVATRLGGGFGHKFNGYAEEALVCLLSRMIGAPVKWVESREEAMLIGAREFTVDLTAGFDDDGRILALRGRIVGNIGSLTPWAGWCMAFPAGATLPGPYLVPDCAMESVAVVTNKAPWNGARGYGKEAPTLALERLVDRIAEHLGLDPVTVRMRNFVPPQAFPYWSMAKRLDSGDYPGALAKVLELADYDELRARQRAAREAGRLLGVGVAFELTPEGGDFAGSFARGYDTSTVRVSPTGAVTVLTGVTSPGTGNETSIAALVAREFGLPAAAVSVVQGDTDSCPHGCADHRAGAPDHAVAVHPARHQGGGGERGRWRGRVRGQCGQRRPAAAGRAGASDAVERPECAARHRVRGARMIRAALRYHRPGTVSAAAELLGERGGEAVVLGGGTMLLPMMQRAEIAARDVIDLRGLELATVADHGGRLEIGAMCTYNELLECAAVARYAPLLTLAASGITGGEQIRNLGTLGGSACFANPASDMPAVLVALGATLRVYGAAGYREIAAADFFRDAFASALAPGEFLVAILVPHSADWYGYRKLKLSAGSWPIVTAAALGDPAGGWLEVTVGAAQAIPVRIDLSVLLGSDGRVDVGEIDALVRDRIEDPWTDVLADGAYRRDVAGAVARRAVTDLIEGPTA; encoded by the coding sequence GTGGAACAACCCCGTCGCCGCGACGGCGATCTGCTGCTGACCGGCCGGGCCCGGTATCTCGACGATCTCGAGCCGCCGGGCACCTGTCACGTCGCGGTGCTGCGCAGCCCGCATCCGCACGCGCGGATTCGCGCCGTCGCGCCCGAGGCGGCCCGGCGCTGTCGGGGCGTGCGGGCGGTGGTGACGGGGGCGGAGGCGCTGTCGCTGGCGGGGCCGCTGCCGCATTTCTTCGATCCGGCCGGGGTGGGCGGGAAGACCGCGGAATTCCGGGTGCTGGCCGTGGATCGGGTGCGGTACGTGGGTGATCCGGTGGCGGCGGTGGTCGCGGGATCGCGGGCCGAGGCGGAAGCGGCCTGCGCGGCGATCGAGGTCGACTACGAGATCCTGCCCGCGGTGGTCGACCTCGACGAGGCGCTGGCCGAGGGCGCGCCGCGACCGTTCGACGACTGGGACGACAATGTGCTGCTCCGCCTCCCGTACGCGACGGGTGACGCGGCCGCGGCGCTGGCCCGCTCCCCGCGGGTGCTGTCGGACACCTTCCATATCCAGCGCTATCAGGCCGCGCCGCTGGAACCCCGTGGCTACCTGGCGGAGTGGGCGGACGACGGTCGGCTCAGCCTGCACGCCTCCACGCAGAATCCGCATCTGCTGCGGACGAATCTCGCGATCGTCTTCGCGCTGCCGGAGGACCGGATTCGCGTCGTCGCCACCCGGCTCGGCGGCGGTTTCGGGCACAAGTTCAACGGTTACGCCGAGGAGGCGCTGGTGTGCCTGCTGAGCAGGATGATCGGCGCGCCGGTGAAGTGGGTGGAGTCGCGCGAGGAGGCGATGCTGATCGGCGCGCGGGAATTCACCGTCGACCTGACCGCCGGATTCGACGACGACGGCCGCATTCTCGCGCTGCGCGGCCGGATCGTGGGCAATATCGGCAGCCTGACGCCGTGGGCGGGCTGGTGCATGGCCTTTCCGGCCGGTGCGACCCTGCCCGGACCGTATCTGGTGCCCGACTGCGCGATGGAATCGGTTGCGGTGGTGACCAATAAGGCGCCCTGGAACGGTGCCCGCGGCTACGGCAAGGAGGCCCCGACCCTGGCGCTGGAGCGCTTGGTCGACCGCATCGCCGAACACCTCGGCCTGGACCCGGTGACCGTGCGCATGCGCAATTTCGTTCCCCCGCAGGCATTTCCGTACTGGAGCATGGCGAAGCGGCTCGACAGCGGCGACTATCCGGGCGCGCTGGCGAAGGTGCTGGAACTGGCCGACTACGACGAACTGCGCGCACGGCAGCGTGCGGCGCGCGAGGCGGGCCGCCTGCTCGGTGTCGGGGTCGCCTTCGAACTCACCCCGGAGGGCGGCGATTTCGCGGGCAGCTTCGCCCGCGGCTACGACACTTCGACCGTGCGCGTGAGCCCGACCGGCGCGGTCACGGTGCTGACCGGTGTCACCAGCCCCGGCACGGGCAACGAGACCAGTATCGCGGCGCTGGTGGCCCGCGAGTTCGGCCTGCCCGCCGCGGCGGTGTCGGTGGTGCAGGGCGATACCGACAGCTGCCCACACGGATGTGCCGACCATCGTGCTGGGGCACCAGACCACGCCGTCGCCGTTCACCCTGCTCGGCACCAAGGGGGCGGGGGAGAGCGGGGTCGGTGGCGCGGTCGCGTGCGTGGCCAATGCGGTCAACGACGCCCTGCGGCCGCTGGGCGCGCGGGTGCATCGGATGCCGTTGAGCGCCCCGAATGTGCTGCGCGCCATCGCGTCCGGGGTGCTCGCATGATCCGCGCCGCGCTGCGCTATCACCGGCCCGGCACCGTGTCCGCCGCGGCGGAGCTGCTCGGCGAGCGCGGCGGCGAGGCGGTGGTGCTCGGCGGCGGCACCATGCTGCTGCCGATGATGCAGCGCGCCGAGATCGCCGCCCGGGACGTGATCGACCTGCGCGGGCTGGAATTGGCCACCGTGGCCGACCATGGCGGGCGGCTCGAGATCGGCGCGATGTGCACGTACAACGAGTTACTCGAATGCGCGGCGGTGGCTCGGTATGCGCCCCTGCTGACGCTGGCGGCGTCCGGTATTACCGGCGGCGAACAGATCCGTAATCTCGGAACCCTCGGCGGCTCGGCCTGTTTCGCCAATCCGGCGTCGGATATGCCCGCCGTGCTGGTGGCGCTCGGGGCGACCCTGCGGGTCTACGGGGCGGCGGGATACCGGGAGATCGCCGCCGCCGATTTCTTCCGCGACGCCTTCGCCTCCGCGCTCGCGCCCGGTGAATTCCTCGTCGCGATTCTGGTGCCGCACAGCGCCGATTGGTACGGCTATCGCAAGCTGAAGCTGAGCGCGGGGAGCTGGCCGATCGTGACCGCCGCGGCCCTCGGCGATCCCGCGGGCGGATGGCTCGAGGTCACCGTCGGTGCGGCGCAGGCGATTCCGGTCCGCATCGACCTGAGCGTGCTGCTGGGCAGCGACGGCCGCGTCGATGTCGGCGAGATCGATGCCCTGGTCCGCGACCGAATCGAGGACCCCTGGACCGATGTGCTCGCCGACGGTGCCTACCGCCGCGATGTTGCCGGAGCGGTGGCCCGGCGAGCCGTCACCGACCTGATCGAAGGACCGACCGCATGA
- a CDS encoding FAD-dependent oxidoreductase gives MTTPDRDTETDVLIVGSGPAGGAAALALATLGVDHLVLTKYRWTANTPRAHITNQRTMEIFRDLGIEEDVRVQATPHHLMGQTVFCTSLTGDELGRVRAWGTHPARESDYVQASPVLNCDIPQTLLEPIIIGHAASRGSRIRFDTEYLGLTQDADGVDVRVRDRITGAESTVRARYVIGADGGRSTVADDIGLPFEGRMDIAGSMNIVFHADLSHLVEHRPSVLYWILQPGADVGGIGLGLIRMVRPWNEWLIVWGYDIAQPPPEVDDEAATRIVHQLIGDDTVPVTIRSTSLWGNNKMYATAYRAGRVFCAGDAVHRHPPSNGLGSNTSIQDAYNLAWKLAYVLKGTAGEGLLDTYEAERVPIGRQIVLRANKSIEEFGAIFRALGIDDTTDPETMRAAIAERLDNTPAAARKRRDLRAALELKDYEFNAHGVELGQRYSSTAVVPDGTAEPEYTRDPELYFHPTTHPGARLPHAWLGTASGHRVSTHDLCGHGGFALLTGISGEPWREAAAMVADKLGIPLAAHIIGPGRTHTDLYDDWARLRDIEEDGCVLVRPDLHIAWRAGSLPADPGRALLEALSSVLSVSV, from the coding sequence ATGACCACACCCGACCGCGATACCGAAACCGATGTGCTGATCGTCGGCAGCGGCCCCGCCGGTGGCGCGGCCGCGCTGGCGCTGGCGACCCTCGGCGTCGACCACCTGGTGCTGACCAAGTACCGGTGGACGGCCAACACCCCCCGCGCGCACATCACCAATCAGCGCACCATGGAGATCTTCCGCGACCTGGGTATCGAGGAGGATGTGCGGGTGCAGGCCACGCCGCATCATCTGATGGGCCAGACCGTGTTCTGCACCAGCCTCACCGGGGACGAGCTCGGCCGGGTGCGCGCGTGGGGCACCCATCCGGCGCGCGAATCCGATTACGTGCAGGCCAGTCCCGTGCTCAACTGCGATATTCCGCAGACCCTGCTGGAGCCGATCATCATCGGGCACGCGGCGTCTCGCGGCAGCCGCATCCGGTTCGACACCGAGTATCTGGGCCTCACCCAGGACGCCGACGGCGTCGACGTGCGGGTGCGCGACCGGATCACGGGGGCCGAATCCACCGTGCGCGCCCGGTATGTCATCGGCGCGGACGGTGGGCGCAGCACGGTGGCCGACGATATCGGGCTGCCGTTCGAGGGCCGGATGGATATCGCCGGGAGCATGAATATCGTGTTCCACGCGGATCTTTCGCACCTGGTGGAGCACCGGCCCAGCGTCCTGTACTGGATCTTGCAGCCCGGCGCGGATGTCGGCGGGATCGGGCTCGGGCTGATTCGCATGGTGCGGCCGTGGAACGAGTGGCTGATCGTGTGGGGTTACGACATCGCCCAGCCGCCACCGGAGGTCGACGACGAGGCCGCCACCCGCATCGTGCACCAGCTCATCGGCGACGACACCGTGCCGGTCACCATTCGCTCGACCTCGCTGTGGGGCAACAACAAGATGTACGCGACCGCCTACCGGGCGGGCCGGGTGTTCTGCGCGGGCGACGCCGTGCACCGGCATCCGCCGTCGAACGGCCTCGGCTCCAATACCTCGATCCAGGACGCCTACAACCTGGCGTGGAAGCTCGCCTATGTGCTGAAGGGGACCGCGGGCGAGGGGCTGCTGGACACCTACGAGGCCGAGCGGGTGCCGATCGGACGCCAGATCGTGTTGCGCGCCAACAAGAGCATCGAGGAGTTCGGGGCCATCTTCCGGGCGCTCGGCATCGATGACACCACCGACCCGGAGACCATGCGGGCGGCCATCGCCGAACGCCTCGACAACACTCCCGCCGCCGCCCGCAAGCGCCGTGACCTGCGTGCGGCGTTGGAGCTGAAGGACTACGAATTCAATGCGCACGGTGTGGAATTGGGGCAGCGCTACTCCTCCACCGCGGTAGTGCCCGACGGCACCGCCGAACCCGAGTACACCCGGGACCCCGAGCTGTACTTCCACCCGACCACTCACCCGGGGGCGCGGCTGCCCCATGCCTGGCTCGGCACCGCCTCCGGCCACCGCGTCAGCACCCACGATCTGTGCGGGCACGGCGGATTCGCCCTGCTCACCGGCATTTCCGGCGAGCCGTGGCGCGAGGCCGCCGCCATGGTGGCCGACAAACTGGGAATCCCCCTCGCCGCCCACATCATCGGCCCCGGCCGCACCCACACCGACCTCTACGACGACTGGGCGCGCCTGCGGGACATCGAGGAGGACGGCTGCGTCCTGGTCCGCCCCGACCTCCACATCGCCTGGCGGGCAGGAAGTTTGCCCGCCGACCCGGGGCGGGCCCTGCTGGAGGCGCTCAGTTCGGTGCTGTCCGTGTCGGTCTAG
- a CDS encoding LacI family DNA-binding transcriptional regulator, with product MAVTRADVARLAGTSPALVSYVLNGGPRRVAPATRARIEAAIAELGYRPNVSARSLRMNRGHALGMVIPDGANPFFAELAAGIELAAFARGYPLFIGNAAGDEERERAYVRSFIDRRVEGLLAISSSWGTGIADACEAAEMVLVAVDRVIDPRRCAHVLCDSVAGARAAVAHLVEHGHREIACLSGPHVSTAEDRVLGYRDALAEAGLPEGRIVRTDFGGAAGYHALRELLHGTPHPTAVFVTSDLQAMGMLRAAYDAGLRVPDDLAVIAFDGIEYARYTRPGLTTMTQPTRRMGELAVDLLLEQIDSHTSRPGVVRLSAELKTRGSCGCSDEF from the coding sequence ATGGCAGTCACGCGCGCCGATGTGGCACGGCTGGCCGGTACCTCGCCCGCGCTGGTCAGCTACGTGCTCAATGGCGGCCCGCGGCGGGTGGCGCCCGCGACGCGGGCCCGCATCGAGGCCGCCATCGCCGAGCTCGGGTACCGGCCCAATGTGTCGGCGCGCAGCCTGCGGATGAATCGCGGGCACGCGCTGGGCATGGTGATTCCCGACGGCGCGAATCCGTTCTTCGCCGAGCTGGCCGCCGGTATCGAGCTGGCGGCCTTCGCCCGCGGCTATCCGCTGTTCATCGGGAACGCCGCCGGGGACGAGGAGCGCGAGCGCGCCTACGTGCGCAGCTTCATCGATCGCAGAGTCGAAGGGCTGCTGGCGATTTCGTCGTCCTGGGGGACCGGCATCGCGGATGCCTGCGAGGCGGCGGAGATGGTCCTGGTGGCGGTGGACCGCGTCATCGATCCGCGGCGGTGCGCGCATGTGCTGTGCGATTCGGTGGCCGGGGCGCGGGCGGCGGTGGCCCACCTCGTCGAGCACGGCCACCGCGAGATCGCCTGCCTGAGCGGGCCGCACGTGTCGACCGCCGAGGACCGCGTGCTCGGCTACCGCGATGCCCTGGCGGAGGCGGGATTGCCCGAGGGGCGGATCGTGCGCACGGATTTCGGCGGGGCCGCCGGGTATCACGCGCTGCGCGAGCTGCTGCACGGAACACCCCACCCGACAGCGGTTTTCGTCACCAGCGACCTCCAGGCGATGGGCATGCTGCGCGCCGCCTACGATGCGGGCCTGCGCGTCCCCGACGATCTGGCCGTCATCGCCTTCGACGGCATCGAATACGCCCGCTACACCCGCCCCGGCCTGACCACCATGACCCAACCCACCCGCCGCATGGGCGAACTCGCCGTCGACCTGCTGCTGGAACAGATCGACAGCCATACCTCGCGGCCCGGGGTGGTGCGGCTGTCGGCCGAGCTGAAGACCCGCGGGTCGTGCGGTTGCTCCGACGAGTTCTGA
- a CDS encoding ATP-binding cassette domain-containing protein — translation MPGTSTPLLEAHELTKSFDSVRALDSVSITIPEGEVTALVGDNGAGKSTLVRCLTGVQPPDSGRILFRGEQIRLRSPEDARRMGIETVYQDLALIDDLAVWQNLFLNRELVYPFGIVNRRAMIARSGEILRDLDVDVPSVRATVRRMSGGQRQSIAIARAVAWGKAMVIMDEPTAALGVRETAAVEKLVRGLRDRGITVLIISHDLAQVMRICDGVVVLRRGRSVAAHRIDEVDGDRLVGLITGATSGNLESGIPAKSMPGT, via the coding sequence ATGCCAGGAACTTCGACGCCTCTGCTGGAGGCACACGAGCTCACCAAGTCCTTCGATTCGGTCCGCGCGCTGGACTCGGTCTCGATCACCATTCCCGAGGGCGAGGTCACCGCGCTGGTCGGCGACAACGGCGCGGGCAAGTCGACGCTGGTCCGCTGCCTGACCGGGGTGCAGCCGCCGGATTCGGGGCGAATCCTGTTCCGGGGCGAGCAGATCCGGCTGCGCTCGCCGGAGGACGCCCGCCGGATGGGCATCGAGACCGTGTACCAGGATCTCGCGCTCATCGACGATCTGGCGGTGTGGCAGAACCTGTTCCTCAACCGGGAGCTGGTGTACCCGTTCGGAATCGTCAACCGCCGCGCCATGATCGCGCGCAGCGGGGAGATCCTGCGCGATCTGGATGTCGACGTGCCCTCGGTGCGGGCGACGGTGCGCCGGATGAGCGGCGGGCAGCGCCAGAGCATCGCCATCGCCCGCGCCGTCGCCTGGGGCAAGGCCATGGTCATCATGGACGAGCCCACCGCCGCCCTCGGCGTCCGCGAGACCGCCGCGGTGGAGAAACTGGTCCGCGGCCTGCGCGACCGGGGCATCACGGTACTGATCATCAGCCACGACCTGGCGCAGGTCATGCGGATCTGCGACGGGGTGGTGGTGCTGCGACGCGGGAGATCGGTCGCGGCGCACCGGATCGACGAGGTTGACGGGGACCGGCTGGTGGGGTTGATTACGGGTGCCACGTCCGGGAATTTGGAGTCGGGGATCCCGGCCAAAAGCATGCCGGGAACATAA
- a CDS encoding ABC transporter permease — protein MTAAVDNRAGRPEIIAKTAEFAAPIALVVLWVAFFVATPNFLTVDNIGDLLVASTILTVLALGQQFAVVVGGIDLSVGANLPWAAALLGYTTSHGYSVGVGIVVAVLGGLAVGFVNGVLVGRLHMTDFVVTLGSLSVVSGFTLLLTHGNTVAVNSRFLQRLALDGIGPVRWFWLLALVAALIVAGIIFRTRVGTHLLATGGRLEAARDTGIAVDRIRLLAYCLSGLLCGVAGVMLVARNGGADPSLQTTYLLSSIAAVVLGGSSLSGGKASVLGTVCGAVLFTSLINGFTILGISQYYQPIAVGAVLLLAAAISRFRK, from the coding sequence GTGACGGCAGCGGTTGACAATCGGGCGGGTCGGCCCGAGATCATCGCCAAGACAGCGGAATTCGCGGCCCCGATCGCGCTGGTCGTGCTGTGGGTGGCGTTCTTCGTCGCCACCCCGAACTTCCTGACCGTCGACAACATCGGCGATCTGCTGGTGGCGTCCACGATTCTCACCGTGCTGGCGCTGGGGCAGCAGTTCGCGGTCGTGGTGGGCGGCATCGACCTGTCGGTGGGCGCGAACCTGCCGTGGGCGGCGGCGCTGCTGGGTTATACGACCAGCCACGGGTATTCGGTCGGCGTCGGCATCGTGGTGGCGGTGCTGGGCGGGCTCGCGGTCGGCTTCGTCAACGGCGTGCTGGTGGGGCGGCTGCACATGACCGACTTCGTGGTCACGCTCGGATCGCTCAGTGTGGTCAGCGGATTCACGCTGCTGCTCACGCACGGCAATACCGTCGCGGTGAATTCCCGCTTCCTGCAACGGCTCGCGCTCGACGGCATCGGGCCGGTGCGGTGGTTCTGGCTGCTGGCGCTGGTGGCCGCGCTCATCGTGGCGGGCATCATCTTCCGCACCCGGGTGGGCACGCATCTGCTGGCGACCGGCGGCCGGTTGGAGGCGGCGCGGGACACCGGTATCGCGGTCGACCGGATCCGGCTGCTCGCGTACTGCCTGTCCGGGCTGCTGTGCGGGGTCGCCGGGGTGATGCTGGTGGCGCGCAACGGCGGTGCGGATCCGTCGTTGCAGACCACCTACCTGCTGAGTTCGATCGCGGCGGTGGTGCTGGGCGGGTCGTCGCTGAGCGGCGGCAAGGCGTCGGTACTCGGAACCGTGTGCGGGGCGGTGCTTTTCACCTCGCTGATCAACGGGTTCACCATTCTCGGCATCTCGCAGTACTACCAGCCGATCGCGGTCGGGGCGGTGCTGCTGCTGGCCGCCGCCATCTCCCGATTCCGAAAGTAG
- a CDS encoding sugar ABC transporter substrate-binding protein yields MQVPLRRALAPLVLVSALVTLTAGCGRGDHSGSGGFTIAIATRNFTNPYWAALRDGAVAEAARLGVRVTVQAGQSETDADGENAQISTMAAQGHDCFGVVPVNATNVITPLTTVARKNIPILDLDTQIDPKASQQAGVSYASFIGSDNLDAGRMAGQKMLEALGGTGKVAVLQGIAGEQNGINRDQGFSETVAGKLDIVQRTPADYEQDKGLQVTEALLKAHPDITGIFAANDTMGLGAAQAIKNAGRTGQIKVISVDGIQGALDAVKAGTLYGTVTQYPYAEGQLAVQGCLALHRGKKLPDRVVSPIAFIGKDNVEQQISAFPRPIVPFDSPLEGLLTK; encoded by the coding sequence ATGCAGGTTCCACTCCGCCGCGCCCTGGCACCGCTGGTTCTGGTGAGCGCGCTCGTCACCCTCACCGCCGGCTGCGGTCGCGGCGACCACTCCGGGTCCGGGGGCTTCACCATCGCCATCGCCACCCGCAATTTCACCAATCCGTACTGGGCCGCGCTGCGCGACGGCGCGGTCGCGGAGGCCGCGCGGCTCGGCGTGCGGGTCACAGTGCAGGCCGGGCAGTCCGAGACCGACGCGGACGGCGAGAACGCGCAGATCTCGACGATGGCCGCGCAGGGGCACGACTGTTTCGGCGTCGTCCCGGTGAACGCCACCAATGTGATCACGCCGCTGACGACGGTGGCGCGCAAGAACATTCCGATTCTCGACCTGGACACCCAGATCGATCCGAAGGCGTCGCAGCAGGCCGGGGTCTCCTACGCGAGCTTCATCGGCTCGGACAATCTCGACGCCGGGCGGATGGCCGGGCAGAAGATGCTGGAGGCGCTCGGCGGCACCGGGAAAGTCGCCGTGCTGCAAGGGATCGCGGGCGAGCAGAACGGCATCAACCGCGATCAGGGCTTCAGCGAGACCGTCGCCGGGAAGCTGGACATCGTGCAGCGCACCCCCGCCGACTACGAGCAGGACAAGGGCTTGCAGGTGACCGAGGCGCTGCTGAAGGCACATCCGGACATCACCGGCATCTTCGCCGCCAACGACACCATGGGTCTCGGTGCGGCACAGGCGATCAAGAACGCGGGCCGGACCGGGCAGATCAAGGTGATCTCGGTGGACGGCATCCAGGGCGCGCTGGACGCGGTCAAGGCGGGCACCCTGTACGGCACGGTCACCCAATATCCCTATGCGGAGGGACAGCTCGCGGTGCAGGGCTGCCTGGCGCTGCATCGGGGCAAGAAGCTTCCGGATCGGGTGGTCTCCCCCATCGCGTTCATCGGTAAAGACAATGTCGAGCAGCAGATCTCCGCGTTCCCGCGGCCGATCGTCCCGTTCGACAGCCCGCTGGAAGGATTGCTGACCAAGTGA